A section of the Rhizobium sp. SSA_523 genome encodes:
- a CDS encoding winged helix-turn-helix domain-containing protein, with translation MQETERKSIRPVLRLDLAPEDRLGRGKIELLEHIRRTGSISAAGRAMDMSYRRAWLLVDALNHMFLEPAVEPQRGGKQGGGAQLTAFGERLIAQFREMERKAEAAIQAELEWLERSRRDDGEKDDRAG, from the coding sequence ATGCAAGAGACCGAGAGAAAATCGATCCGGCCGGTGCTGAGGCTCGACCTTGCCCCGGAGGATCGGCTGGGCCGCGGCAAGATCGAACTTCTCGAGCATATCCGCCGGACGGGCTCGATCTCGGCCGCCGGCCGCGCCATGGACATGTCCTATAGGCGCGCCTGGCTGCTCGTCGATGCGCTCAACCACATGTTTCTCGAGCCGGCCGTCGAACCGCAGCGGGGCGGCAAACAGGGCGGCGGCGCGCAGCTGACCGCCTTCGGCGAGCGGCTGATTGCGCAATTCCGCGAAATGGAACGCAAGGCCGAGGCGGCGATCCAAGCGGAACTGGAATGGCTTGAACGCAGCCGCAGAGACGATGGGGAAAAAGACGATCGCGCTGGCTGA
- the modA gene encoding molybdate ABC transporter substrate-binding protein: MFLSLLCSPVPAADSVTVFAAASMKTVLDAANAAYEQGTGGAVTASYAASSALAKQIEAGAPADIFISADQDWMDYLQQKGLVVQGTRSDLVGNRLVLIAPSAVAKPVDIRPGFDLAGLLGDGRLAMGAVESVPAGKYGKAALQALQVWDSVSAKVAGAENVRAALALVSRGEAPLGIVYATDAAADPTVAVIATLPESSHPPIRYPVALMTAAKTEAARAYLAFLTSEKAAPYFRAQGFEILR; this comes from the coding sequence ATGTTCCTTTCGCTCCTCTGCTCTCCCGTCCCGGCAGCCGATAGTGTTACCGTCTTTGCCGCTGCCAGCATGAAGACGGTCCTGGATGCGGCCAATGCGGCCTATGAGCAAGGCACCGGCGGGGCCGTCACGGCGTCCTATGCTGCAAGTTCGGCATTGGCCAAGCAGATCGAGGCCGGAGCGCCCGCCGATATCTTCATATCGGCTGATCAGGACTGGATGGATTACCTGCAGCAGAAAGGCCTTGTCGTCCAAGGCACCCGCAGCGATCTCGTCGGCAACCGCCTGGTGCTGATCGCGCCGAGCGCCGTCGCGAAACCTGTCGATATCCGGCCTGGTTTCGATCTTGCGGGGCTTTTGGGAGATGGGCGCCTTGCCATGGGCGCGGTGGAGAGCGTTCCGGCCGGCAAATATGGAAAGGCCGCGCTGCAGGCCCTGCAGGTTTGGGACAGCGTTTCGGCCAAGGTGGCGGGTGCGGAAAATGTGCGGGCCGCGTTGGCGCTCGTGTCGCGCGGTGAGGCGCCGCTCGGCATTGTCTATGCCACCGACGCCGCGGCCGATCCGACAGTCGCCGTCATCGCAACCCTTCCGGAAAGCAGCCATCCGCCGATCCGGTATCCGGTGGCGCTGATGACGGCCGCGAAAACAGAGGCGGCACGCGCTTATCTCGCATTCCTGACATCGGAAAAGGCGGCGCCCTATTTCCGGGCGCAGGGTTTTGAGATCCTTCGGTAA
- the modC gene encoding molybdenum ABC transporter ATP-binding protein has product MTLTVEIRHRQGAFDLDVSFQAEGGVTAIFGASGSGKTSILRILGGLARPDHGVVRLQGDVILDTQRRIFTPAHRLHFGYVFQEPRLFPHLTVLQNLSYGRWLSRRRAMQADLDQIVDLLGIGHLLGRRPETLSGGERQRVSIGRALLSSPRLLLMDEPLSALDQDRKAEILPYLERLRDGLDLPILYVSHSVEEVARLADRLILLQQGKVKAVGAASELLGGAAEIVEGAAGSVLTGQVGAVEPGAGVATIVCRGMSLMVPNSGLRPEARVRVHIPARDVLVATEEPRNISALNVLPGRIAAIAEAPGGTVDLSLCCGEETIHARITAFSLQRLELHVGRPVFAIIKTVALKRPGSP; this is encoded by the coding sequence ATGACCCTGACCGTGGAGATCCGCCATCGCCAGGGCGCGTTCGACCTCGACGTCTCCTTCCAGGCAGAGGGCGGCGTCACGGCCATTTTCGGCGCATCGGGTTCGGGCAAGACCTCCATTCTCAGGATCCTGGGCGGTCTTGCAAGGCCGGATCACGGCGTAGTCAGGCTTCAGGGCGATGTCATCCTCGATACGCAGAGGCGCATCTTTACGCCGGCGCATCGTCTGCACTTCGGCTATGTCTTCCAGGAGCCGCGCCTGTTTCCCCACCTCACGGTCCTGCAGAATCTCTCCTATGGACGGTGGCTCTCGCGCCGACGCGCCATGCAGGCAGATCTCGACCAGATCGTCGACTTGCTCGGGATCGGCCATCTGCTCGGGCGACGGCCGGAGACCCTCTCCGGCGGCGAAAGGCAGAGGGTATCGATCGGGCGCGCCCTCTTGTCGTCGCCGCGGCTTTTGCTGATGGACGAGCCGCTTTCCGCCCTCGATCAGGATCGCAAGGCCGAGATTCTGCCCTATCTGGAGCGCTTGCGCGACGGGCTGGATCTCCCCATCCTCTATGTCAGCCATTCCGTCGAGGAGGTGGCGAGGCTGGCGGATCGGCTGATCCTGCTGCAGCAGGGAAAGGTGAAGGCGGTGGGCGCAGCAAGCGAGCTGCTGGGCGGCGCGGCAGAGATTGTCGAAGGTGCTGCCGGCAGCGTGCTGACGGGACAGGTCGGGGCCGTCGAGCCCGGTGCGGGTGTTGCGACCATCGTCTGCCGAGGCATGTCGCTGATGGTGCCCAATTCGGGACTGCGGCCGGAGGCGCGGGTCAGGGTGCATATTCCGGCCCGCGATGTGCTCGTTGCCACCGAGGAGCCGCGAAACATCAGTGCTCTGAACGTCTTGCCGGGACGTATCGCGGCCATTGCCGAGGCGCCGGGCGGCACGGTGGACCTTTCCTTGTGCTGCGGCGAGGAGACCATCCATGCCCGCATTACCGCGTTTTCATTGCAGCGTCTGGAACTGCATGTGGGACGGCCGGTCTTTGCCATCATCAAGACGGTCGCGCTCAAGCGCCCCGGATCGCCCTGA
- a CDS encoding alpha-2-macroglobulin family protein, which produces MSKRAWFGISLLAVFGLLAPPVPAQQTQRQIELSEGADYPGFDLRTEKNLSQAQCETACLKDGSCRAFTYNVKAKWCFLKSDYGQKNDFTGAVAGKVVVAGAEPDLGAPPALPFVSADLAQQASDLSNGLEVPAELSGQGLESLKALAQLELVNGNVAGAVAALTGALSIEPDSADLWIEMARAAGTIRGDSEWTTKALLASINGYEASRTAPQRAETLAQLGEALEAQENHRGAIDALQQSLDLVASRTVQARYNDMKERWGFRVVDHSVDADAASPRACVQFSEKLVKFGVDYSSFVTLNGAAPKAVEAKDQQICVEGLAHGERYKLALRRGLPSLVGEDLQATVDLDVYVKDRSPAVRFTGDSFVLPSTARRGIPLVSVNTSSANLKLFRIGDRNIAPLLAQSQFLTQMDGYSADQIQNNNGELVWQGSIDLAQDVNKDVVTSFPVDEVLPKRKPGVYVLTATAGTGATNEWDNRATQWFVVSDLGLSTYAGTDGLNVFVRSLSTAQPVTGVDLQLLAKNNEVLGSAKTDDQGRAVFSAGLMRGTAAMVPAVLTAARSGEDYVFLDMSRAGFDLSDRGVTGRPAPGAIDVYAWTERGIYRPGETVHAALLARDTAAQAIDTLPLTFVFLRPDGVEDRRMSGSGLLGGYAVDLPTLATSMRGTWTLQVFTDPKGSPIAEKRFLVDDFVPDRIEFDLASEAKEIIVGDETWVTVDGRYLYGAPAAGLALEGEIVLRHVREREAYKGYLFGLADEEASEAERLPLDELGVLDEEGKTRFDAGLSELAYTTQLTDADIVVRLKEGGGRAVERKLTLPVRADGDRIGIKPEFSGDLAENAVANFNLVMIGDDGLRKSAEDLHWKLVKIERDYQWYREGSSWRYEPVNRTRQVADGRVSVEASQGGRLSLPVQWGRYRLEVVSGAADGPASSVEFNAGWFVSASSTETPDALDVALDKPSYRVGETAKLKISSRYAGQLMVTSGAETLLSVQNVAIGETGGEVDIPVTEDFGAGAYVTATLYRPGEAQESRMPMRAIGIAWLKVDPQARDLSVSLAAPDKTLPRQPLDIDVQVAGAGIGEDAYVTVAAVDVGILNLTRYEPPAPDDWYFGQRRLGLEIRDIYGRLIDGSLGATGRLRTGGDGGSVALQGSPPKEKLVAFFSGIVKLDAEGKAKVSFDIPQFNGTARVMAVAWSKSGVGHATKDVVIRDPVVLTASLPRFLAPGDEASLRLDIANADAPAGEYQLSLATNGVIGSDAAGALRAVRLEAGGKQSLRLPLKGLRAGDGSVTLTLSGNGLAPMEQVLAVPVRPAVLPVTERRVIALSPGQSLTVDENLLADAVLEGASVALSVTRAADFDVPALLMSLDRYPYGCAEQTTSRALPLLYLSQLSKQSGLSDDAAVKTRVQDAIYRVLSYQSSSGSFGLWSPGYGDKWLDAYVSDFLTRSREQGYDVPEQALVQALNNLQNALAYDVNVKDQGSQIAYALYVLARNRKASISDLRYYADTMLRDFPTPLSRAHLGAALALYGDAQRSKTVFNAALQMTEQSALQQVSLSRADYGSLLRDGAAVLALAAESRPVPAIVPQLAALVAREWRNKRYTSTQEQAWMLLAARALLQGDDTLRVAVNGAEQSGGYAGRMTGDDLLQRPVTLTNRSADPVSAVVTTVAAPAQPLAAGGEGFAITRAYYTMEGEEVSVSEVEQNQRYVVVLSVNETNDWASRILVQDLLPAGFEIDNPNLVNSAELSNFEWIGEVQAAHTEFRNDRFVAAFDRNAGDNRDFSFAYVVRAVTPGTYDHPAASVEDMYRPQLSARTATGRMQVREAQ; this is translated from the coding sequence ATGTCTAAGCGCGCGTGGTTCGGGATCTCTCTTCTGGCCGTCTTCGGCCTTCTGGCGCCACCTGTCCCGGCGCAGCAGACGCAGAGGCAGATCGAGCTGTCGGAGGGCGCGGATTATCCGGGCTTCGATCTGCGCACGGAAAAGAACCTGTCTCAGGCGCAATGCGAAACGGCCTGCCTGAAAGACGGCTCCTGCCGCGCCTTCACCTACAACGTCAAGGCGAAGTGGTGCTTCCTGAAATCGGATTACGGCCAGAAGAACGATTTCACCGGAGCCGTGGCGGGCAAGGTGGTCGTGGCCGGAGCCGAGCCGGATCTCGGCGCGCCACCTGCCTTGCCCTTCGTCTCGGCCGATCTTGCCCAGCAGGCGAGCGATCTTTCAAATGGCCTGGAAGTCCCTGCCGAATTGTCCGGCCAGGGGCTCGAAAGCCTCAAGGCACTGGCGCAGCTGGAACTGGTGAACGGCAATGTGGCGGGCGCCGTCGCAGCCTTGACCGGCGCTCTTTCCATAGAGCCGGACTCCGCCGATCTGTGGATCGAGATGGCGCGCGCGGCCGGCACGATCCGCGGCGATAGCGAGTGGACGACCAAGGCGCTGCTTGCCTCCATCAATGGCTATGAGGCCTCCCGCACGGCACCACAGCGCGCCGAGACCCTGGCACAGCTGGGCGAGGCCCTGGAGGCGCAGGAGAACCACCGGGGCGCGATCGATGCCTTGCAGCAGAGCCTTGACCTCGTGGCGTCCCGTACGGTGCAGGCGCGCTACAATGATATGAAGGAGCGCTGGGGTTTCCGGGTTGTCGATCATTCCGTCGATGCGGATGCGGCAAGCCCCCGCGCCTGCGTCCAGTTTTCCGAGAAGCTTGTGAAGTTCGGCGTGGATTATTCCAGCTTCGTCACGCTGAACGGAGCAGCTCCCAAGGCGGTCGAGGCAAAGGACCAGCAGATCTGCGTCGAGGGACTGGCGCATGGAGAGCGCTACAAGCTTGCCTTGCGCCGCGGCCTTCCCTCGCTTGTCGGCGAAGACCTGCAGGCCACGGTGGATCTTGACGTCTATGTCAAGGATCGCTCCCCCGCCGTGCGCTTTACCGGCGACAGTTTCGTCCTGCCGTCCACGGCGCGGCGCGGCATCCCGCTGGTCTCGGTCAATACCAGCAGCGCCAATCTCAAGCTCTTTCGGATCGGCGACCGCAATATTGCCCCGCTGCTCGCCCAGTCGCAATTCCTCACCCAGATGGACGGCTATAGCGCCGACCAGATCCAGAACAACAATGGCGAACTGGTCTGGCAGGGATCGATCGACCTTGCCCAGGACGTCAACAAGGACGTGGTGACCAGCTTCCCGGTCGACGAAGTGCTGCCGAAGCGCAAGCCGGGCGTCTATGTCCTGACGGCGACGGCCGGCACTGGTGCAACCAATGAATGGGACAATCGGGCCACTCAATGGTTCGTCGTGTCCGATCTCGGCCTGTCGACCTATGCCGGTACGGACGGGCTGAATGTCTTCGTGCGTTCCCTGTCAACGGCGCAGCCGGTCACGGGTGTCGACCTGCAGCTGCTTGCCAAGAACAACGAGGTTCTCGGCAGCGCCAAGACCGATGATCAGGGCCGCGCCGTCTTCAGCGCCGGCCTGATGCGGGGCACGGCAGCCATGGTGCCGGCCGTTCTCACCGCTGCCAGATCCGGTGAGGATTACGTGTTCCTCGACATGAGCCGCGCCGGTTTCGATCTGTCCGATCGCGGCGTGACCGGACGGCCTGCGCCCGGCGCCATCGACGTCTATGCCTGGACGGAGCGCGGCATCTATCGCCCGGGCGAGACCGTGCATGCCGCGCTTCTGGCGCGCGACACGGCGGCACAGGCCATCGACACGCTTCCGCTGACGTTCGTCTTCCTGCGCCCCGACGGGGTCGAAGACCGGCGCATGAGCGGCAGTGGTCTGTTGGGCGGCTATGCCGTCGACCTGCCGACGCTTGCCACATCGATGCGCGGCACCTGGACCTTGCAGGTCTTCACCGATCCCAAAGGCTCTCCGATTGCGGAAAAGCGCTTCCTCGTCGACGATTTCGTGCCGGATCGCATCGAGTTCGATCTCGCGAGCGAGGCAAAGGAGATCATCGTCGGCGATGAGACCTGGGTGACGGTGGACGGCCGCTATCTTTATGGCGCGCCTGCCGCCGGTCTCGCGCTGGAGGGCGAGATCGTTCTGCGGCATGTCCGGGAACGTGAAGCCTATAAGGGCTATCTCTTCGGTCTGGCGGATGAGGAGGCGAGCGAAGCCGAGCGCCTGCCGCTCGACGAACTGGGCGTGCTGGACGAGGAGGGCAAGACGCGCTTCGACGCCGGACTGAGCGAGCTGGCCTATACGACCCAGCTGACCGATGCCGATATTGTCGTTCGGCTGAAGGAAGGCGGCGGCCGCGCCGTCGAACGCAAGCTGACATTACCGGTGCGCGCCGATGGCGACCGGATCGGCATCAAGCCCGAGTTTTCCGGCGATCTTGCCGAAAATGCCGTGGCCAATTTCAACCTCGTCATGATCGGCGACGACGGCTTGCGCAAATCGGCCGAGGATCTGCACTGGAAACTCGTCAAGATCGAACGCGACTATCAGTGGTACCGGGAAGGCAGCTCCTGGCGCTACGAGCCGGTCAATCGGACACGGCAGGTCGCGGATGGCAGGGTTTCGGTCGAAGCCTCGCAGGGCGGCAGGCTGTCGCTGCCGGTGCAATGGGGCCGATACAGGCTCGAAGTGGTCAGCGGTGCGGCCGATGGCCCGGCCAGCAGCGTCGAGTTCAATGCCGGCTGGTTCGTATCGGCCAGTTCGACGGAGACGCCGGACGCGCTGGACGTGGCGCTGGACAAGCCGAGCTATCGGGTCGGCGAAACGGCGAAGCTGAAGATTTCGTCGCGTTATGCGGGTCAGTTGATGGTGACGAGCGGCGCCGAGACGCTGCTATCGGTGCAGAATGTCGCCATCGGCGAGACCGGCGGAGAAGTGGATATCCCGGTCACGGAGGATTTCGGCGCCGGAGCCTATGTCACGGCAACCCTGTATCGTCCGGGGGAGGCGCAGGAAAGCCGCATGCCGATGCGGGCGATCGGGATCGCCTGGCTGAAGGTCGATCCGCAGGCGCGCGATCTTTCGGTGTCGCTTGCCGCCCCCGACAAGACCCTTCCGCGCCAGCCGCTCGATATCGATGTGCAGGTAGCGGGCGCCGGGATCGGCGAAGATGCCTATGTCACGGTTGCGGCGGTCGATGTCGGCATCCTGAACCTCACCCGTTATGAGCCGCCGGCGCCGGACGACTGGTATTTCGGCCAGCGGCGCCTGGGGCTGGAGATCCGCGATATCTACGGCCGTCTGATCGATGGTTCGCTGGGAGCCACTGGCCGGTTGCGCACGGGCGGCGACGGCGGCAGCGTGGCCCTGCAGGGCAGCCCACCTAAGGAGAAGCTCGTTGCCTTCTTCTCCGGCATCGTCAAGCTTGACGCCGAGGGCAAGGCGAAGGTCTCCTTCGATATCCCGCAATTCAATGGTACGGCCAGGGTCATGGCGGTTGCCTGGAGCAAGAGCGGCGTCGGCCATGCCACGAAGGACGTGGTGATCCGCGATCCGGTGGTGCTGACCGCCAGCCTGCCGCGTTTCCTCGCGCCGGGAGATGAAGCGAGCCTGCGTCTCGATATTGCCAATGCCGATGCGCCGGCCGGAGAATATCAGCTGTCGCTCGCCACCAATGGGGTGATCGGGAGCGATGCGGCCGGCGCCCTGCGCGCCGTGCGGCTGGAGGCAGGAGGAAAGCAGAGCCTTCGCCTGCCGCTGAAAGGTCTGCGCGCCGGCGACGGTTCCGTCACGCTTACCCTGTCCGGCAATGGCCTGGCGCCGATGGAGCAGGTTCTTGCTGTGCCGGTGCGACCGGCGGTCCTGCCGGTCACCGAGCGGCGCGTGATTGCGCTTTCGCCAGGCCAGAGCCTGACGGTGGACGAAAACCTGCTGGCGGATGCGGTGCTTGAAGGCGCCTCGGTGGCGCTGAGCGTGACCCGCGCCGCGGATTTCGACGTACCGGCGCTGTTGATGTCGCTCGACCGCTATCCCTATGGCTGCGCCGAACAGACGACGAGCCGGGCCCTGCCGCTGCTGTATCTGTCGCAGCTGTCGAAGCAGAGCGGTCTTTCCGATGATGCCGCGGTCAAGACGCGCGTACAGGATGCGATCTATCGCGTGCTGTCCTATCAGTCCTCCTCGGGAAGCTTCGGCTTGTGGAGCCCCGGCTATGGCGACAAATGGCTGGATGCCTATGTGTCCGATTTCCTGACCCGCTCCCGCGAGCAGGGCTATGACGTGCCGGAACAGGCCCTTGTCCAGGCCTTGAACAATCTGCAGAACGCGCTGGCCTATGACGTCAACGTCAAGGATCAGGGAAGCCAGATCGCCTATGCGCTCTATGTCCTTGCGCGCAACCGCAAGGCATCGATCAGCGATCTGCGCTATTATGCCGATACTATGCTCCGCGATTTCCCGACGCCTTTGTCGAGGGCTCATCTGGGAGCGGCCCTCGCCCTTTACGGCGACGCGCAGCGGTCCAAGACGGTGTTCAACGCAGCCCTGCAGATGACGGAGCAATCCGCGCTGCAGCAGGTCAGCCTGTCGCGCGCCGATTACGGCTCGCTGCTGCGTGACGGGGCAGCGGTCCTGGCGCTGGCCGCCGAAAGCCGGCCCGTGCCTGCCATCGTGCCGCAACTGGCGGCGCTTGTCGCCAGGGAATGGCGCAACAAGCGCTATACGAGCACCCAGGAACAGGCCTGGATGCTGCTCGCCGCCCGCGCCCTGCTGCAGGGGGATGACACGCTGCGGGTTGCGGTCAATGGTGCGGAGCAAAGCGGCGGCTATGCCGGCCGGATGACGGGCGACGATCTGCTGCAGAGGCCGGTCACGCTGACCAACCGATCCGCCGACCCGGTCTCCGCCGTGGTGACCACGGTTGCGGCACCGGCCCAGCCTCTGGCTGCCGGGGGCGAGGGTTTTGCGATAACGCGCGCCTATTACACCATGGAGGGCGAAGAAGTCAGTGTCAGCGAGGTGGAGCAGAACCAGCGCTATGTCGTGGTTCTGAGCGTCAACGAGACGAATGACTGGGCCTCGCGCATCCTGGTGCAGGATCTCCTGCCGGCCGGTTTCGAAATCGACAATCCTAATCTCGTCAACAGCGCCGAACTCTCGAACTTCGAATGGATCGGCGAGGTGCAGGCGGCCCATACGGAGTTCCGCAATGACCGCTTCGTCGCCGCCTTCGACCGCAATGCCGGCGACAATCGCGATTTTTCCTTCGCCTATGTGGTGCGGGCCGTGACACCCGGCACGTATGACCATCCTGCGGCCTCTGTGGAGGACATGTATCGTCCGCAGCTTTCGGCCCGGACGGCGACGGGACGCATGCAGGTGCGGGAGGCGCAGTAG
- a CDS encoding NAD(P)-dependent oxidoreductase, with translation MKRLLITGAAGALGRAMRVRLAKQADTLRLSDIAGLGEAGPHEEIVQCDLGDAAAVHRLVEGCDGILHLGGISVEDKFSKILNANLLGLYNLYEAARAHGHPRILFASSNHTVGYYRQDQHIDATAPMRPDGLYGVSKCFGESLARMYFEKFGQETALLRIGSCMEKPSNHRMLASWMSYGDFQRLIECVFRAPMLGCPIIWGISNNDSKWWDNSHADYLGWKPQDNAEHYRAEIDAALGKPDPKAALHVYQGGNFVNDPIFPED, from the coding sequence ATGAAAAGACTGTTGATTACCGGCGCTGCCGGAGCGCTGGGCCGCGCCATGCGCGTGCGTCTGGCAAAGCAGGCGGACACGCTTCGCCTCTCCGACATTGCCGGCCTGGGGGAGGCGGGTCCCCATGAGGAAATCGTGCAGTGCGATCTTGGCGATGCGGCAGCGGTGCACAGACTGGTGGAAGGCTGCGACGGCATCCTGCATCTTGGCGGCATCTCGGTCGAGGACAAGTTCTCCAAGATCCTGAATGCCAACCTGCTGGGCCTTTACAATCTCTACGAGGCAGCGCGGGCGCATGGCCATCCCCGCATCCTGTTTGCCAGCTCCAACCACACGGTTGGTTATTATCGGCAGGACCAGCATATCGATGCGACCGCGCCCATGCGTCCGGATGGTCTCTATGGCGTGTCGAAGTGTTTCGGCGAATCGCTGGCCCGGATGTATTTCGAGAAATTCGGTCAGGAGACCGCGCTTTTGCGCATCGGCAGTTGCATGGAGAAGCCCTCCAATCATCGCATGCTGGCCAGCTGGATGTCCTATGGCGATTTCCAGCGCCTGATCGAATGCGTGTTCCGCGCCCCCATGCTGGGCTGCCCGATCATCTGGGGCATTTCCAACAATGATTCCAAATGGTGGGATAATTCCCATGCCGATTATCTTGGCTGGAAGCCGCAGGACAATGCAGAGCATTACCGCGCGGAAATCGATGCCGCCCTCGGCAAGCCGGATCCGAAAGCCGCCCTGCATGTCTATCAGGGCGGCAATTTCGTCAATGATCCGATTTTTCCGGAAGACTGA
- the modB gene encoding molybdate ABC transporter permease subunit, with the protein MEKAGSIVQEWRLSPEEWTAIELSLRIAVVATLASLPVGVACAYLLARGRFWGRSLLNGLVHLPLILPPVVTGYLLLILFGRRGPLGVLLEQSLGLILSFRWTGAALAAAVMGFPLMVRSIRLSIEAVDVKLEEAAATLGARPAVIFATVTLPLILPGIIAGMILAFAKAMGEFGATITFVSNIPGETQTLSAAIYTFTQVPGGDAGALRLTLVAIAISMAALLLSEWLARRVAERVRA; encoded by the coding sequence ATGGAAAAAGCGGGGTCGATTGTGCAGGAATGGCGTCTCAGTCCGGAAGAATGGACGGCAATCGAACTCAGTCTACGCATTGCTGTCGTTGCAACGCTTGCAAGCCTGCCGGTCGGTGTCGCCTGTGCCTATCTTCTGGCGCGCGGGCGCTTCTGGGGCCGATCCCTGCTCAACGGGCTTGTGCATCTGCCGCTGATCCTCCCGCCGGTGGTGACCGGCTATCTTCTGCTGATCCTGTTCGGCCGGCGTGGGCCGCTCGGCGTGCTTCTTGAGCAATCTCTGGGACTCATCCTCTCCTTTCGCTGGACCGGTGCGGCATTGGCCGCGGCGGTCATGGGCTTTCCGCTGATGGTCCGCTCGATCCGCCTGTCGATCGAGGCCGTCGATGTCAAGCTGGAGGAAGCCGCGGCGACGCTGGGCGCACGCCCTGCGGTCATCTTCGCTACCGTGACGCTGCCACTTATTCTGCCCGGCATCATTGCCGGCATGATCCTGGCCTTCGCAAAGGCCATGGGCGAATTCGGGGCCACCATCACCTTCGTCTCCAACATCCCCGGAGAAACGCAGACATTGTCGGCCGCCATCTACACCTTCACGCAGGTGCCCGGCGGCGATGCCGGCGCCCTGCGCCTCACGCTGGTGGCGATCGCCATCTCCATGGCGGCGCTGCTCCTGTCCGAATGGCTGGCGCGCCGGGTTGCCGAACGGGTGCGGGCATGA
- a CDS encoding sulfite oxidase-like oxidoreductase — translation MTDETTDDTSEPQDSKLTTTKRKWASEGRFLTGRISRPETDRLPPGQHLVKNWPVLDLGQQPQISQMQWRLDIRGDIDRPATLDWDAFLALPQTSLTSDIHCVTTWSRYDNAWKGVLVRDLLDLVQPRADANAVMLTSFDGYTTNLLLQDFAAEDAILATHWEGQPITPEHGGPMRLVLPHLYFWKSAKWLTRIEFTHHDRPGFWEKNGYHMRGDPWREQRYSDD, via the coding sequence ATGACTGACGAGACCACTGACGACACGTCTGAACCGCAGGACAGCAAGCTCACCACCACCAAGCGCAAATGGGCGAGCGAAGGCCGGTTTCTGACCGGTCGGATCAGCCGGCCGGAGACAGATCGTCTGCCGCCCGGCCAGCACCTGGTGAAGAACTGGCCGGTTCTTGATCTCGGCCAGCAGCCGCAGATCTCGCAGATGCAATGGCGGCTCGATATCCGCGGCGATATCGACCGTCCCGCCACGCTCGACTGGGACGCCTTCCTGGCTTTGCCGCAGACATCCCTGACCTCAGACATCCACTGCGTCACCACCTGGTCGCGCTATGACAATGCCTGGAAGGGCGTTCTCGTGCGGGATCTTCTCGATCTCGTCCAGCCGCGCGCAGATGCCAATGCGGTCATGCTGACAAGCTTCGATGGCTATACGACCAATCTGCTGCTGCAGGATTTCGCCGCTGAAGACGCCATTCTCGCCACCCATTGGGAGGGGCAGCCGATAACCCCGGAACATGGCGGTCCCATGCGGCTTGTCCTGCCGCATCTCTATTTCTGGAAAAGCGCCAAATGGCTGACGCGGATCGAATTCACCCATCACGATCGGCCGGGCTTCTGGGAAAAGAACGGCTACCATATGCGCGGCGATCCCTGGCGGGAACAACGCTATTCCGACGATTGA
- a CDS encoding DUF1003 domain-containing protein, which yields MSKDPNQIFAERLTFGDRLADRMAEIGGSWNFIIGFMVFLIGWSILNTIILAANAFDPFPFIFLNLMLSMLAALQAPIIMMSQNRQAAKDRLAARLDYETNLRSEAEIAALTAKVDALAGDLALLVRLQIAGDAGRADQSFDERP from the coding sequence ATGAGCAAGGATCCGAACCAGATTTTCGCCGAGCGCCTCACCTTTGGCGATCGGCTTGCCGACCGCATGGCGGAGATTGGCGGCTCTTGGAATTTCATCATCGGCTTCATGGTGTTCCTGATCGGCTGGTCGATCCTGAACACGATCATTCTGGCCGCCAATGCCTTCGATCCGTTCCCGTTCATCTTCCTGAACCTGATGCTGTCCATGCTGGCCGCACTCCAGGCGCCGATCATCATGATGAGCCAGAACCGCCAGGCCGCGAAGGATCGGCTGGCAGCCCGGCTGGATTATGAAACGAACCTGCGCTCGGAAGCGGAGATCGCCGCTCTCACGGCAAAGGTGGATGCACTGGCCGGCGACCTTGCCCTGCTGGTACGGCTGCAGATTGCCGGCGATGCCGGCAGGGCCGATCAGTCTTTCGACGAGCGTCCTTGA